A window from Kribbella jejuensis encodes these proteins:
- a CDS encoding SDR family oxidoreductase, with product MVGVDLGLRDRTYIVTGASAGLGFATAKALAAEGARLVISSRNEESIARAAAELSGLGGSVVGIPVDNADPESAERLAATAIAKWGDLHGALISVGGPRAGTALDSEEDDWRAAFESVFLGGLRIARAVARAGAEGTSIAFVLSSSVKSPINGLAISNGLRPGLAMVAKTLADELGPNGIRVNGLMPGRISTDRLKELDGKSGDPEAARRASEKTIPLRRYGTPDEFGRVAAFVLSPAASYLTGAIIPIDGGALRTI from the coding sequence ATGGTGGGTGTGGACCTCGGACTGCGCGATCGCACCTATATCGTCACCGGCGCCAGCGCCGGACTCGGCTTCGCCACCGCGAAGGCACTGGCCGCCGAAGGCGCGCGGCTGGTGATCTCCAGCCGCAACGAGGAGTCGATCGCGCGGGCCGCCGCCGAACTGTCAGGGCTCGGCGGGAGCGTCGTCGGGATCCCGGTCGACAACGCCGACCCGGAGAGCGCCGAGCGGCTGGCGGCGACCGCGATCGCCAAGTGGGGCGACCTGCACGGCGCACTGATCAGCGTCGGCGGACCCCGCGCCGGGACCGCGCTGGACTCCGAGGAGGACGACTGGCGAGCGGCCTTCGAGAGCGTGTTCCTCGGCGGGTTGCGGATCGCTCGAGCGGTCGCCCGGGCCGGTGCGGAGGGTACGTCGATCGCCTTCGTGCTGTCGTCGTCGGTGAAGTCCCCGATCAACGGGCTGGCGATCTCGAACGGTCTGCGGCCCGGGCTGGCGATGGTCGCCAAGACGCTCGCCGACGAGCTCGGCCCGAACGGCATCCGGGTCAACGGCCTGATGCCGGGCCGGATCTCCACCGACCGGCTGAAGGAGCTCGACGGCAAGTCGGGCGACCCGGAGGCGGCCCGCCGCGCCTCGGAGAAGACCATCCCGCTGCGCCGCTACGGCACTCCGGACGAGTTCGGCCGGGTCGCCGCCTTCGTCCTGTCCCCCGCCGCCTCCTACCTGACGGGCGCCATCATCCCGATCGACGGCGGCGCCCTCCGCACGATCTGA
- a CDS encoding carboxymuconolactone decarboxylase family protein, whose product MDARLDLFTNPVLGKFVKHLNSAARSALDAGVPLSTLELVELRASQINGCAYCVDMHSKDLAHHGETAVRINLVAVWREATVYTDAERAALALAEAGTRIADAAGGVPDDVWLNATKYYDENQLAALVAAIAGINTWNRLNVITQQPAGDYVPGQWG is encoded by the coding sequence ATGGATGCACGTCTGGATCTGTTCACCAACCCGGTGCTCGGCAAGTTCGTCAAGCACCTCAACTCCGCGGCCCGTTCCGCGCTCGACGCCGGCGTACCGCTGTCGACGCTCGAACTGGTCGAGCTGCGGGCCAGCCAGATCAACGGCTGCGCGTACTGCGTCGACATGCACTCGAAGGACCTCGCGCATCATGGCGAAACGGCCGTCCGGATCAACCTCGTCGCGGTCTGGCGGGAGGCCACCGTCTACACCGACGCCGAACGGGCCGCGCTGGCGCTGGCCGAGGCCGGCACCCGGATCGCCGACGCCGCCGGCGGGGTCCCCGACGACGTCTGGCTGAACGCGACCAAGTACTACGACGAGAACCAGTTGGCCGCCCTGGTCGCCGCGATCGCCGGCATCAACACCTGGAACCGCCTCAACGTCATCACCCAACAGCCCGCCGGCGACTACGTCCCGGGCCAGTGGGGCTGA
- a CDS encoding DNA polymerase domain-containing protein yields MAKSTAVMLTVGEREVRVSSPERVVYEATDWAPEVTKLQVCEYFVAVAPAFMRASGDRPVALERWPGGWREGMTLSVDSIGRQTGDGFYSKRLPKGAPDWLETCRVLTPNGRPIDELCLSEPAAAVWAAQMGTLTFHPWAVRKTDLDQPDELRIDLDPQPGATFADARRVAAVARELLEELGLRGYPKTSGNRGIHIYVRIRPEWSFDEVRHAAIGLGRELERRDDGVTTAWWKEQRGEASIFLDFNQNLRDRTVAGAWSLRPRPGAPVSTPMTWERLAEVDDPRAFNLHTVPDYLADGDPWAEMDSTAYPLDPLLRLWEELPGGELNFPPDYPKMPGEPPRVQPSKKVAEHWDEHGNRIPDIP; encoded by the coding sequence ATGGCGAAGAGCACGGCGGTGATGCTCACCGTGGGGGAGCGCGAGGTCCGGGTCTCGAGTCCCGAGCGGGTCGTCTACGAGGCGACCGACTGGGCTCCGGAGGTCACCAAGCTGCAGGTCTGCGAGTACTTCGTCGCCGTGGCGCCGGCGTTCATGCGCGCCTCGGGGGACCGGCCGGTGGCGCTCGAGCGCTGGCCCGGCGGCTGGCGCGAGGGGATGACGCTGTCGGTGGACTCGATCGGCCGGCAGACCGGCGACGGGTTCTACTCCAAGCGCCTGCCGAAGGGCGCACCGGACTGGCTCGAGACCTGCCGCGTGCTGACCCCGAACGGCCGCCCGATCGACGAGCTGTGCCTGTCCGAGCCCGCCGCGGCCGTCTGGGCGGCCCAGATGGGCACGCTGACCTTCCACCCGTGGGCGGTCCGGAAAACCGATCTCGACCAACCTGACGAGCTGCGCATCGACCTCGACCCGCAGCCGGGCGCCACCTTCGCCGACGCCCGGCGGGTGGCCGCCGTCGCGCGCGAACTGCTCGAGGAGCTCGGCCTCCGCGGGTACCCGAAGACCAGTGGGAACCGGGGGATCCACATCTACGTGCGGATCCGGCCCGAGTGGTCGTTCGACGAGGTCCGGCATGCGGCGATCGGTCTGGGCCGCGAGCTCGAACGCCGCGACGACGGCGTGACCACGGCCTGGTGGAAGGAGCAGCGTGGCGAGGCGTCGATCTTCCTCGACTTCAACCAGAACCTCCGCGACCGGACCGTCGCCGGCGCCTGGTCGCTCCGGCCGCGCCCGGGCGCCCCGGTGAGTACGCCGATGACCTGGGAGCGGCTCGCCGAGGTCGACGACCCGCGGGCGTTCAACCTGCACACCGTCCCGGACTACCTCGCCGACGGCGACCCGTGGGCCGAGATGGACAGTACGGCGTACCCGCTCGACCCGCTGCTGCGCCTGTGGGAGGAACTGCCCGGCGGCGAGCTGAACTTCCCGCCCGACTACCCGAAGATGCCGGGCGAACCGCCGCGGGTGCAGCCCAGCAAGAAGGTCGCCGAACACTGGGACGAGCACGGCAACCGGATCCCTGACATTCCGTAG
- a CDS encoding M4 family metallopeptidase, producing MNRSALFAAATAVVTTTALGLTSASTATGAPTASPVPTPAAAVAKAREAISSNLTALRATTADAFVVKDVIVDKDGSSHVRMDRTIGGLPVLGGDVVVHETKDGAFKGASLTLTRSANISRTPKLTAATATTKALTNGLKAEGRPSLVIEARKGAPRLAYLVTTAGTQKDGTPSRITTTIDALTGAKLISEQHIETVTGDGKSLYSGTVPLETSTATGGYTLTDATRGGGWTGDANNKTDSVLCQLFQLGCPAPTKFTDADNHWGTGTTADRASAAVDAHYGAATTYDYYKFVHGRNGIFGDGKGVPSRVHYGSNYVNAFWDGKQMTYGDGDNVAAGPLVSLDVAGHEMSHGVTEHTANLTYSGESGGLNEATSDILGTMVEFYANNTSDPGDYYIGEKIMKDRPALRYMDKPSRDGTSPDCYSSGVGNLDVHYSSGIANHFAYLLAEGTGAKNIGGLPHNSPTCNGSTLTGIGHDKLGKIWFRALTTYMTSGTTYAQARTATLNAATDLYGANSAEKAAVAAAWSAVAVN from the coding sequence ATGAACAGATCCGCCCTGTTCGCCGCTGCGACTGCAGTGGTGACCACCACCGCCCTCGGACTGACCAGCGCATCGACCGCCACCGGTGCACCGACGGCGTCTCCTGTTCCCACACCCGCCGCGGCCGTCGCCAAGGCCAGGGAAGCGATCAGCAGCAACCTGACCGCGCTGCGGGCCACAACCGCCGACGCGTTCGTGGTCAAGGACGTGATCGTCGACAAGGACGGAAGCAGCCACGTCCGGATGGACCGCACCATCGGCGGGCTGCCGGTCCTCGGCGGCGACGTCGTCGTCCACGAGACCAAGGACGGCGCCTTCAAGGGCGCCAGCCTGACGCTCACCAGGAGCGCGAACATCAGCCGTACGCCGAAACTCACGGCCGCCACCGCGACCACGAAGGCACTCACCAACGGTCTGAAGGCCGAAGGCAGGCCCAGCCTGGTGATCGAGGCCCGCAAGGGCGCGCCACGGCTGGCCTACCTGGTCACCACGGCCGGCACTCAGAAGGACGGTACGCCGAGCCGCATCACGACCACGATCGACGCCCTGACCGGCGCGAAGCTGATCAGCGAGCAGCACATCGAGACGGTCACCGGTGACGGCAAGAGCCTGTACTCCGGCACCGTCCCGCTGGAGACCAGCACGGCGACCGGCGGGTACACGCTGACCGACGCGACCCGCGGCGGCGGCTGGACCGGCGACGCGAACAACAAGACCGACTCGGTGCTGTGCCAGCTCTTCCAGCTCGGCTGCCCGGCGCCGACGAAGTTCACCGACGCCGACAACCACTGGGGCACCGGCACGACCGCCGACCGGGCAAGTGCGGCCGTCGACGCGCACTACGGCGCCGCGACGACGTACGACTACTACAAGTTCGTCCACGGCCGGAACGGGATCTTCGGCGACGGCAAGGGCGTCCCGAGCCGGGTGCACTACGGCTCCAACTACGTGAACGCGTTCTGGGACGGTAAGCAGATGACGTACGGCGACGGTGACAACGTCGCGGCCGGTCCGCTCGTCTCGCTGGACGTGGCCGGACACGAGATGTCCCACGGCGTCACCGAGCACACGGCGAACCTCACGTACTCCGGTGAGTCCGGCGGCCTGAACGAGGCCACCAGCGACATCCTCGGCACGATGGTCGAGTTCTACGCGAACAACACCTCGGACCCGGGTGACTACTACATCGGCGAGAAGATCATGAAGGACCGCCCGGCGCTGCGCTACATGGACAAGCCGAGCAGGGACGGCACCTCGCCCGACTGCTACTCGTCCGGCGTCGGGAACCTCGACGTGCACTACTCCTCCGGGATCGCCAACCACTTCGCGTACCTGCTCGCCGAGGGCACCGGCGCGAAGAACATCGGCGGTCTGCCGCACAACTCGCCGACCTGCAACGGCTCGACGCTCACCGGCATCGGGCACGACAAGCTCGGCAAGATCTGGTTCCGCGCGCTGACGACGTACATGACCAGCGGTACGACGTACGCCCAGGCCCGGACCGCGACGCTGAACGCGGCCACCGACCTCTACGGCGCGAACAGCGCGGAGAAGGCCGCCGTCGCGGCCGCCTGGTCCGCGGTAGCCGTCAACTAG